From Actinoplanes oblitus, a single genomic window includes:
- a CDS encoding hemerythrin domain-containing protein has protein sequence MTDTARADVFDVLISDHRDVTALIGEIWQVADPMIRRDLTDTAISELVRHAVAEEMYIYPAMKKYLPEGEKAVEHDIEEHKELEATMKALEDVDVSGAEFETKLRKLETVLADHVQDEESEQFPQLRRLIPRDELAELAGKVETAKKLAPTRPHPGAPNSELFHKLVGPGVGLVDRLRDKLTGRATK, from the coding sequence GTGACTGACACGGCCCGCGCCGACGTGTTCGACGTGCTGATCAGCGACCACCGTGACGTGACCGCGCTGATCGGAGAGATCTGGCAGGTCGCCGACCCGATGATCCGTCGCGACCTGACCGACACCGCGATCAGCGAGCTGGTGCGGCACGCCGTCGCCGAGGAGATGTACATCTACCCGGCGATGAAGAAGTACCTGCCGGAGGGCGAGAAGGCCGTCGAGCACGACATCGAGGAGCACAAGGAGCTCGAGGCGACGATGAAGGCGCTCGAGGACGTCGACGTGTCCGGCGCCGAGTTCGAGACCAAGCTGCGCAAGCTCGAGACGGTGCTCGCCGACCACGTGCAGGACGAGGAGTCGGAGCAGTTCCCGCAGCTGCGCCGGCTCATCCCGCGGGACGAGCTGGCCGAGCTGGCCGGCAAGGTGGAGACCGCGAAGAAGCTGGCGCCGACCCGGCCGCACCCGGGCGCGCCGAACAGCGAGCTCTTCCACAAGCTGGTCGGACCGGGCGTCGGCCTGGTCGACCGGCTCCGCGACAAGCTGACCGGCCGCGCCACCAAGTAA
- a CDS encoding macro domain-containing protein, with protein MTGRGLRRWAIHAFAAFGVVALLLQSYQAVWDRPLWPGHAGTVAAAVAIGSLGYGLVRTRPATAVVRELKRPGCRIEVVPGDLFEQDDAHLVIGFTDTFDTDVTDDRVVQAGSVQGQFLTRVYGGDRERLDADLDKLLAEEPVVTELTRATKPYGKLRRHLVGTVLVLGDPRRHFFAVAYSRMGPNLVAQSSADQLWQSLSRLWAAVHEHGQRRPLAMPVAGATLARVDALDREALLRLILLSFVAASRDHLITTRLRVVLRPDEFAEVNRAELQAFLDAI; from the coding sequence ATGACGGGGCGGGGGTTGCGGCGGTGGGCGATCCACGCGTTCGCGGCGTTCGGGGTGGTGGCGCTGCTGCTGCAGTCCTATCAGGCGGTGTGGGACAGGCCGCTGTGGCCCGGGCACGCGGGGACGGTAGCGGCCGCTGTCGCGATCGGCTCCCTGGGGTACGGCCTGGTCCGCACCCGCCCCGCGACGGCAGTGGTCCGGGAGTTGAAGCGACCCGGGTGCCGGATCGAGGTGGTGCCCGGTGACCTGTTCGAGCAGGACGACGCGCACCTCGTGATCGGGTTCACCGACACCTTCGACACCGACGTCACCGACGACCGGGTGGTGCAGGCCGGCAGCGTGCAGGGACAGTTCCTGACCCGGGTCTACGGCGGTGACCGGGAACGCCTCGACGCCGACCTGGACAAGCTGCTGGCCGAGGAGCCGGTGGTGACCGAGTTGACGCGCGCCACCAAGCCGTACGGAAAACTGCGCCGTCATCTCGTCGGGACCGTTCTGGTGCTCGGGGACCCGCGCCGGCATTTCTTCGCTGTCGCCTACAGCCGGATGGGGCCGAACCTGGTCGCCCAGTCGTCGGCGGACCAGCTGTGGCAGAGCCTGAGCCGGCTGTGGGCCGCCGTGCACGAGCACGGGCAGCGGCGCCCCCTGGCGATGCCGGTGGCCGGCGCCACGCTGGCCCGGGTGGACGCGCTCGATCGGGAGGCGCTGCTGCGGCTGATCCTGCTGTCCTTCGTGGCCGCCTCCCGCGATCACCTGATCACCACCCGGCTGCGCGTGGTGCTGCGCCCGGACGAGTTCGCCGAGGTGAACCGCGCCGAGCTGCAGGCGTTCCTGGACGCGATCTGA
- a CDS encoding Crp/Fnr family transcriptional regulator, with protein MIEWTRHDILGAFVTAAASRRPNPWAPGTFLGSLPAEVALALVAGSVKRQFAAGRALLREGTRDTHVFLLIRGFVKATTAVDGVETLLGIRIPGEVVGEIGALTGEPRTATVTACGPVTAGQVSRAEFEAFLRRRQDASALVVTAMGRQLRWANRRRVDFAAFPAHIRLARLLAEIADVCGRPRPDGSVEIAVPLSQPDLASMIAIAQATVQKALHELRDRGLIATGYRRLIITDLEKLRVAAEL; from the coding sequence GTGATTGAGTGGACACGCCACGACATCCTGGGGGCTTTCGTGACCGCAGCCGCCTCCCGCCGGCCGAACCCCTGGGCCCCCGGCACCTTCCTCGGCAGCCTTCCCGCCGAGGTCGCCCTGGCCCTGGTCGCCGGCAGTGTGAAGCGTCAGTTCGCCGCCGGCCGCGCGCTGCTGCGCGAGGGCACCCGGGACACCCACGTCTTCCTGCTGATCCGCGGCTTCGTCAAGGCGACCACGGCTGTCGACGGGGTGGAGACGCTGCTCGGCATCCGGATTCCCGGCGAGGTGGTCGGTGAGATCGGGGCGCTGACCGGCGAGCCGCGCACCGCGACGGTGACCGCGTGCGGGCCGGTCACCGCCGGGCAGGTCAGCCGCGCCGAGTTCGAGGCGTTCCTGCGGCGGCGGCAGGACGCGTCGGCGCTGGTGGTCACGGCGATGGGCCGGCAGCTGCGGTGGGCGAACCGGCGGCGGGTGGACTTCGCCGCGTTCCCCGCGCACATCCGGCTGGCCCGGTTGCTCGCCGAGATCGCCGACGTGTGCGGGCGGCCGCGGCCGGACGGCAGCGTCGAGATCGCGGTGCCGCTGAGCCAGCCGGACCTGGCCTCGATGATCGCCATCGCCCAGGCGACGGTGCAGAAGGCGCTGCACGAGCTGCGCGACCGCGGGCTGATCGCCACCGGTTACCGCCGGCTGATCATCACCGATCTGGAGAAACTGCGGGTCGCCGCCGAACTGTGA
- a CDS encoding helix-turn-helix transcriptional regulator: MSGHIVGRAGELAVLRQALDDTKDGRGGCHVVVGPPGIGKSRLLLAAGDHADERDIAVAAREAFRHDLAAPLVTLAGALRACSPPTGDFAWLSGVDDQPAGNYAKILRLRDSLERFAAAQPLLIVIDDAHWMDELSALAVRELVPALASFPIRWLLASRTQPGDTPGGQTLSWLSQRGTAIHLDVLDDEATERLCTERIGARVDNTVLALVAGCGGYPLRIEQLLDALVATKQIMIADGIATVVGEDLPSSFVATVREMVGSLSPDAQRLLRSASVLDRPFDIESAARLMGSTDPAELFGLIDEVTTSGLLVEDQDGLVFRHALVHQAVQNSLGNSQARLLHGKAAVLAREHGRPTAEIAGHLLRSGRVGAGAAVDMLRGTAAGVAATAPATAADLMCQALQAIGEHDPARPAIVADTVGLLAAAGRVTRAHELGTEALRTELDPPTRATVLLGLAEAFQHAGRNAEAARYAEDGLNQSKIAEEVRARLLAIRAHTAFALDDLAVAEASGAEASRIGREHEPGAAVLGLTARSLVAGAEGRLDDALRHASEATELADAAGGPAPHRHPRLWLANALTALDRFDEAEQALRHGRPESDALGAAWAQPLWHYYWAALLTARGRLDDAVAEADAGVTTAEQLTAYRLAVPLLGTLIRLAVLRGDLPQARGLLDRMRQLRATGITAAPEDAAWAEATLLCAEGAGPEAFALMRGFYDTAIDRPTLLVRDPGAVAGLVRLAAAAGERERAEAVVASAARLARRNPLSHAAAGAAEHATGVLGRDPRRLRAAMTEFRLGRRPLALAAACEDAADLSRAAGDRAGARARYDEALALVTSAGAHGVRRRLESGLGVWLGVSAPEPAPGRHGTGLPGLSPAERPVALLVARGMTNIVVARQLNLSPHTVDSHLRKIFMKLDIRSRVELAALVARECPD; encoded by the coding sequence GTGAGCGGCCACATCGTCGGCCGCGCCGGTGAGCTCGCGGTACTGCGCCAGGCACTCGACGACACCAAGGACGGCCGCGGTGGCTGCCACGTCGTCGTCGGGCCGCCCGGGATCGGCAAGTCCCGGCTGCTGCTGGCGGCCGGTGACCACGCCGACGAGCGGGACATCGCGGTCGCCGCCCGCGAGGCGTTCCGGCACGATCTCGCCGCGCCGCTGGTCACCCTGGCCGGCGCGCTGCGCGCGTGCAGCCCGCCGACCGGCGACTTCGCCTGGTTGTCCGGCGTGGACGACCAGCCGGCCGGGAACTACGCCAAGATCCTCCGGTTGCGTGACTCGCTGGAGCGGTTCGCCGCCGCCCAGCCGCTGCTCATCGTGATCGACGACGCGCACTGGATGGACGAGCTGAGCGCGCTCGCCGTCCGCGAGCTGGTGCCGGCGCTCGCCTCGTTCCCGATCCGCTGGCTGCTGGCCAGCCGCACCCAGCCGGGCGACACCCCGGGCGGGCAGACGCTGAGCTGGCTGTCGCAGCGCGGCACCGCCATCCACCTGGACGTGCTCGACGACGAGGCGACCGAGCGGCTGTGCACCGAGCGGATCGGCGCCCGGGTAGACAACACGGTGCTGGCCCTGGTCGCCGGCTGCGGCGGATACCCGCTGCGGATCGAGCAGCTGCTGGACGCGCTGGTGGCCACCAAGCAGATCATGATCGCCGACGGGATCGCCACGGTGGTCGGCGAGGACCTGCCGTCCAGCTTCGTCGCCACGGTCCGGGAGATGGTCGGCAGCCTCTCCCCCGACGCGCAGCGGCTGCTGCGCTCGGCGTCGGTGCTGGACCGGCCGTTCGACATCGAGAGCGCGGCGCGGCTGATGGGCAGCACCGACCCGGCCGAGCTGTTCGGGCTGATTGACGAGGTGACCACGTCCGGCCTGCTGGTCGAGGACCAGGACGGGCTGGTGTTCCGGCACGCGCTGGTGCACCAGGCGGTGCAGAACAGCCTCGGGAACTCCCAGGCACGGCTGCTGCACGGCAAGGCGGCGGTGCTGGCCCGGGAGCACGGCCGCCCCACCGCGGAGATCGCGGGTCATCTGTTGCGCAGTGGGCGGGTCGGCGCCGGGGCGGCTGTCGACATGCTGCGCGGCACGGCCGCCGGGGTCGCGGCAACGGCCCCGGCGACTGCCGCCGACCTGATGTGCCAGGCGTTGCAGGCGATCGGCGAGCACGATCCGGCGCGGCCGGCGATCGTCGCGGACACGGTCGGCCTGCTCGCCGCGGCCGGCCGGGTCACCAGGGCACACGAGCTGGGCACCGAGGCGCTGCGCACCGAGCTGGACCCGCCCACCCGGGCGACCGTCCTGCTCGGGCTGGCCGAGGCGTTCCAGCACGCCGGGCGGAACGCCGAGGCCGCCCGGTACGCCGAGGACGGCCTGAACCAGTCGAAGATCGCCGAGGAGGTCCGGGCCCGGCTGCTCGCGATCCGCGCGCACACCGCGTTCGCCCTGGACGACCTGGCCGTGGCGGAGGCCTCCGGCGCCGAGGCGAGCCGGATCGGCCGGGAGCACGAGCCCGGCGCCGCAGTCCTCGGCCTGACCGCGCGCAGCCTGGTGGCCGGGGCCGAGGGCCGCCTCGACGACGCGCTGCGGCACGCGAGCGAGGCCACCGAGCTGGCCGACGCGGCAGGCGGCCCGGCGCCGCACCGGCATCCGCGGCTCTGGCTGGCGAACGCGCTGACCGCGCTGGACCGGTTCGACGAGGCGGAGCAGGCGCTGCGCCACGGCCGGCCGGAATCCGACGCGCTGGGCGCCGCGTGGGCGCAGCCGCTCTGGCACTACTACTGGGCGGCGTTGCTGACCGCCCGGGGCCGGCTCGACGACGCGGTGGCCGAGGCCGACGCCGGGGTGACCACGGCGGAGCAGCTGACCGCGTACCGGCTGGCCGTGCCGCTGCTCGGCACCCTGATCCGGCTGGCGGTGCTGCGCGGCGACCTGCCGCAGGCGCGCGGCCTGCTGGACCGGATGCGACAGCTGCGGGCCACCGGGATCACCGCGGCGCCGGAGGACGCGGCCTGGGCCGAGGCGACACTGCTGTGCGCCGAGGGCGCCGGGCCGGAGGCGTTCGCGCTGATGCGCGGCTTCTACGACACCGCGATCGACCGGCCCACCCTGCTGGTGCGGGATCCCGGCGCCGTCGCCGGCCTGGTGCGGCTGGCCGCGGCGGCCGGGGAGCGGGAACGCGCGGAGGCGGTGGTGGCAAGCGCGGCGCGGCTGGCGCGGCGCAACCCGCTGTCGCACGCCGCGGCCGGGGCGGCCGAGCACGCTACGGGGGTGCTCGGCCGCGACCCGCGCCGGCTGCGGGCCGCGATGACCGAGTTCCGGCTCGGCCGGCGACCGCTGGCCCTCGCCGCTGCCTGCGAGGACGCCGCCGACCTGAGCCGCGCGGCGGGCGACCGGGCCGGCGCGCGGGCCCGCTACGACGAAGCGCTGGCGCTGGTCACCTCGGCCGGCGCGCACGGCGTACGGCGGCGGCTGGAGTCCGGCCTGGGCGTCTGGCTCGGGGTCAGCGCGCCGGAGCCGGCCCCGGGCCGGCACGGGACCGGCCTGCCCGGGCTCTCCCCCGCGGAACGCCCGGTGGCGCTGCTGGTGGCCCGGGGCATGACCAACATCGTGGTGGCCCGGCAGCTGAACCTCTCCCCGCACACGGTGGACAGTCACCTCCGGAAGATCTTCATGAAGCTGGACATCCGCAGCCGCGTCGAGCTGGCCGCCCTGGTCGCCCGGGAGTGCCCGGACTAG
- a CDS encoding FAD-dependent monooxygenase, with protein MISTTVSRTPVLVVGAGPTGAVLALELARHGVPSLVVERASRPPHHPELNLVGGHTLDLLRRLGVAERILAAGLDPDGHDTAVWSRSIGRRPVATAPLPPPDRPGADGPGVLVTGTDLVVRLREAARAHPLVDLREGWIFTDLRPVTGGAVATLLDGHTGIRHTVAADHLAGCDGARSTVRRCLSVPMDETLTSGHYYTIQFRSEHLARRFPRPATLIADGIALTRCSGPGMWLGHLPLDDPDAETADPIALLHSKLPDALAASQILEVTQWPDPLGVARTYRRGAAYLAGQAAHTLHPPSITVDTCLGDAADLGWKIAATVHRWAGPGLLDSYERDRRPHAVRDRGLLSRELATRRRFGRLAAAGASRERLAGVLRRDELRHAGAGTPPRLPTDWLGPQFTLVDATESGSGRALVATARTRGIPMTHLAVADAPPRNRWPDRLVLIRPDQLVAWQSAGETADWDGVLDRVTGRPPRIT; from the coding sequence TTGATCAGTACGACCGTATCCCGCACCCCGGTGCTCGTGGTCGGCGCCGGCCCGACCGGCGCCGTGCTCGCCCTGGAACTGGCCCGGCACGGCGTGCCCAGCCTGGTCGTCGAACGCGCCTCCCGCCCACCACACCACCCCGAGCTCAACCTGGTCGGCGGCCACACCCTGGACCTGTTGCGCCGGCTCGGCGTGGCGGAGCGCATCCTCGCCGCCGGCCTGGACCCGGACGGTCACGACACCGCGGTGTGGAGCCGGTCGATCGGCCGCCGGCCGGTGGCCACCGCCCCGCTCCCGCCACCCGACCGGCCGGGAGCGGACGGGCCGGGGGTGCTGGTCACCGGCACCGACCTGGTCGTCCGGCTGCGCGAGGCGGCCCGCGCCCACCCGCTCGTCGACCTGCGCGAGGGCTGGATCTTCACCGATCTGCGGCCGGTCACCGGCGGCGCGGTGGCGACACTGCTCGACGGGCACACCGGCATCCGGCACACCGTCGCGGCCGATCACCTGGCCGGTTGCGACGGCGCGCGGAGCACCGTCCGCAGATGCCTGAGCGTGCCGATGGACGAGACGCTGACCAGCGGGCACTACTACACGATCCAGTTCCGCAGCGAGCACCTGGCGCGCCGGTTCCCCCGGCCGGCCACGCTGATCGCCGACGGGATCGCGCTGACCCGTTGCTCCGGGCCCGGCATGTGGCTCGGCCACCTGCCGCTGGACGACCCGGACGCGGAGACCGCCGACCCGATCGCGCTGCTGCACAGCAAGCTCCCGGACGCCCTGGCCGCCTCGCAGATCCTCGAGGTGACCCAGTGGCCGGACCCGCTCGGGGTGGCCCGCACCTACCGGCGCGGCGCCGCCTACCTGGCCGGGCAGGCGGCGCACACCCTGCACCCGCCGAGCATCACCGTCGACACCTGCCTCGGCGACGCCGCCGACCTGGGTTGGAAGATCGCCGCCACGGTGCACCGCTGGGCCGGTCCGGGCCTGCTGGACAGCTACGAGCGGGACCGCCGGCCGCACGCCGTCCGCGACCGCGGGCTGCTCTCCCGGGAGCTGGCGACGCGGCGGCGGTTCGGCCGGCTGGCGGCGGCCGGCGCGTCCCGGGAACGCCTCGCCGGGGTACTGCGCCGGGACGAGCTGCGGCACGCCGGGGCCGGTACGCCGCCCCGGCTGCCGACCGACTGGCTCGGCCCGCAGTTCACCCTGGTGGACGCGACCGAGTCGGGCAGCGGCCGGGCTCTCGTGGCGACGGCGCGGACCCGCGGCATCCCGATGACCCACCTCGCGGTGGCCGACGCGCCACCGCGCAACCGCTGGCCGGACCGGCTGGTGCTGATCCGGCCGGACCAACTCGTGGCGTGGCAGTCGGCCGGCGAGACGGCCGACTGGGACGGCGTCCTCGATCGGGTGACCGGACGCCCGCCCAGGATCACGTGA